AAAACCACTAAAGTTTAGTGGTCTTAAACATCTGTATTTTACTCAATATAAAAACCCATGAACGTTAGAATATTTTTTTCTAAAAATTACATGGATTTAAAAAACTTTATATTTAATCCTCTTTACAGAGATTTTTACGTTTTTTATCTACTACAGGAGGATAGGGAATTCCACTTTTTTCAAACAGCTCAAGCAGTCCTTCTGCCTGATTTTTAAACTTATACTGCATTTCTTCTTCATATATAGGTACTACTGTATAAAAGTTTATATCTTTATCTTTACTTACAGTTACCTTAGAGTCATCATCAATCAGAAGCATACAGTTAAATAGAACATCTTCAGCCACAGGTTCACCAGATGGCACTGTATGTCCAAATCCTAACCAAGTATTCTGTTCAATAGGAAGACGAGCCAATATTTTAAGCCATCTCAAAGGCCAGTACCAGATTTCCTCATCTGTATTTTGAAGATTCCAGTCTTTTGGAAGATTGATAATAAGTTCTGCTCTTTCAAGATTATATTTGGAAAGTTCTTTAGGTACATTCATTTTATGAGCACCCATTCCCATTGTTATTAAAGTATAATAATCACTTTCTTTTCTTGGTGGAATTATTGCTATGTCGACATGTATATCTGGAGATACAATCTCATGAAACACATTTGTAAAGTTTCCATATCTTTCAATTATAT
This Fusobacterium sp. DNA region includes the following protein-coding sequences:
- a CDS encoding suppressor of fused domain protein, whose translation is MFSDMFKKKKVVQKKQYPEVYEEKEIDILEEYIIERYGNFTNVFHEIVSPDIHVDIAIIPPRKESDYYTLITMGMGAHKMNVPKELSKYNLERAELIINLPKDWNLQNTDEEIWYWPLRWLKILARLPIEQNTWLGFGHTVPSGEPVAEDVLFNCMLLIDDDSKVTVSKDKDINFYTVVPIYEEEMQYKFKNQAEGLLELFEKSGIPYPPVVDKKRKNLCKED